AGAACTGGCTGGCACTCAACATGGCAGCACCAAACTCTTCCCCATAGCCCTGATTGTTCTGCCCTTGCCAGgatttccccagcagctgtaaATGTGCTCCCACAATGTCCCTTTGTTTCCCCAGGAAGAAGCGAACAAGACAAGCCCTGAGGGTTACCTTGCTCCGTGGCCAAAGCTCTTCTGGAGAGTGCTGGGGGGCGTTGCCTGCAGGtgagtgctgccagctccaaacgatgctggctgctggggccagggctgtTTTTCTGGCCCAGGGGCCTCGGTGtctcctgctggctgccagccatGCTCCTTGGTgttccctggctgtgtcccagctggctggaagcgcagggcaggaggaggccaggagctgctgaaaggcagcagcccCTCGTGTCTTTGGCATCTGCAggggaggagctgtgcctgcaccgtggctcctgggccaggggctgctctgagcaggccCCTGGAAATGCTTCAGCCCGGACAGAGAccaccagcagcccagcaggaccccaaggagcagctggcattgctgggaATGGAGGCACGGGCCCTTTGCAGAGGGGCTCAAGCAGCAACTCCTGGCTCAGAGCTCccacacagctgccagctgtggcccagccaccccaaatcccttccctcctccccagcctgaggccatcggccatcagcagcatcaaagcCAAGGCCATCTTCCCCCACAGATGTTcaatcccaggcagcagccctcAGAGGTACCTGAAAATCAGTGGGATGGAGTTTGGAGttttccagggatccagctgGAAGTGCAGAAGTGATGGAAAGCTTTCCCAGGTAGGTGCCACTGGAGGGGTGCTGAAGACAAAGCTGTGCATCCCTTTCCTGAGAGAAAAGAATTTGTAGAGGCCCCTGCTGAGGCTCTGAAAGGAGCTGAGCTTCTGCAGGGAGAGATGtcccccctgggcacaggggctgcctcagctcaggctgggagCACATCTGGCCactgccttcccctgctctaAACCATCCACTGGATGTTCTCcatcctggagctcaggggggTGAAATGGGCTCCattccaggcagctctggccagTGAGCCCAGGGACACCATTGGGCTGAGGGTTCTCAACAGCCACTTCTATGGAATAGAACCCTGgccttgtccctgtgctgctgagcttccttggaagctctgctggctcctgacacagctgctgtccaaggcagcagctctgcatgggAATGCCCACACTCcatggggcactgggaggttACTGCAGCGGGAATggagcagggaatttggggctaTGGGTATAACTCATCAGAACTGGCACAGCTGacagggaaccccaaatctGGGCACCACACAGAGAACAATCTTTGTCCTGCCCTGTCAGCTCCaacccctgggctgggaggttTTGGGAATTAAATGGATGGAATGATACAAACCACAGCAAGTGGCATCACCCAGAGGGACAATCCAGGTCCCAGACAATTGCTCCACAATCCACTATGGGGGAAaacaccctgtgcctgccaggagctctgacTCTGCTTCTctaccagctcctgagcagtgtCAGGGCCACCATGAGGGctttaaaatccaaacaaaccccatATCCCACACAGTGAATAATCCAAATAATGAAATGCATTCTTGTCATCAAAGCTCCAAACTGTGTCAGGAGCTCTGCCAACAAGTTAATGGGATTCCCAGGAGTCTCATTAATGCtcttggtttcatttttatgtatttttaatcccTCAGTGGGCAGCCTGTACAACTTATCCTGGGATtgagaggctgagcagggctggctttgggTTGACCTCCACCTCTGGCCCCAGCCTGTGCAAACACACcttgtgccaggctgggtgaaCTCATCACCTCAGCGTTTCCCTCCTAAATATCCCCTCCTTATCTCTCTGGAGAGTCACTGACATTTTGCCCCAAACCATGCACTCCTCACCTCCATGTGGCCTCCAAGTGTCCATTCTGTTCCTCACAGGTGCCCTGGTGCCACCGTGTTGGTCCCTTTGCCTTTCTCCAGCCcgaggctgctcctctgctcgcTCTCTGCAGTCTCATCCCACAGGGatcctcttctcccttccctgctggctgctgccaaggaaGGAGGACACAGGGAGTCTCCAGTGctgccccctcagccctggagagTCCTGGCTGTGGGCCGGAGGGGCCTCGGATTTCCCAGGGAAATTGTCTGCTGGTCTCCCTTCAATGACCTCAGCAATTCCCTCCAAAATGCCACCTCACTGCCCCTGACATCCCCTCACATTCCATTGCCCTACACAAACAGTTCTTGGATCCCCTCTAGATCACACCAGGTTTTCAGCCACATGAATGGCATCACCTGTGCCCACTGCTCGTTATTCACCCAaccaaaagcaagagcaaatgTTGGTTGGGCTTTAATAACAACTTGAAATAACTTTACAGCAAAATAACtcacctttttcttctgtgttttttttcccttcagctgctgggcttccctgtgaggatgtgtgctgagctctgggtggaGGGGACTGTCAGGCTGAATGGCTGTGGGTTTGTGCTCTTCTCCCTGGGCATCAGCCACTGCCccaatccctttgcccaggctgttccctgtgcctgtgctcaggctggggcagcacaggcagacgcagctctcagcactccctgctccaaacacagctctggCCTCCACTGCaatctggctctgctgggaggtttGCTCCTAGAGAAATCCAAGAATTGCTCATGGCAATGTGGAGAATGAATCTCCACAAAGGGAGGCAAGGAATaaaatcctgctctgggagcccttgggatctgcagggctgctgagggaaggggacattccctgcctgcagtgcacacagccccacctgcagcagccagcccagcctgccagctgggctctgccagcccctctctgagccccctccctgtgctgctccctctcgGTGCCTTTGGCAAtcccagcctgagcctgagcagcccaaagctctggctggcagcccagggacaaagggacgctcccagggatggggcacattcccagcaaatgctcccagcagggcacagaggcacccctggagctcctggctggggctggcaggagggcacagcccccagctgggctggcagtggcagtgacagcagcaaagtGCCACGCTctggtggcacagcacagacacccaggccagcactgcccgtggcaggggcaCAATgaattctgctccctgtgctgccccatgCCAGCAGGAAAGCTCCAGGGGCATGGAaactcctgccccttccccccagcccagaTGAGCACTCCTCAGTTCCCAACACCCAGTTCCCACCTCCAGcctgctcccggggctgctgccacGTTCCTGACAAGGTGCCAAAggcccctgggcacagggctcccTCTGTGTCTCAGGGCTTGGGCAAGGcagggaccaggctgctccagcaaggaCAGCCTGGAACCAGAGCAgatgtcccagggctggcaatgggctggggacagcagctctgaaaccCAGAGTGCTGAAAACAGCCCCCAAAGTGTTCTATGGTCACATCTTTAACATGGCTccaaagggcagcagctctggtgccagagcagcacctgcaccattccctgtgccagccccggctcactgaaaaaccaaacaaatcaacCACACCCAGGCCTTGTTTGCACAATTCCTGATCCAAACCCTCACctttcctgcccagcactgaggcAAATCTGACACAGCATTGAGAAGTGACCTTTGCTGAGAGCAGCCATCATCCCAGTCCTCCAGCCTTGGCAAGATTGTGCAGTGAATGGACCTCAGTTCTAATCCTAAACCTCAATTTCTGTCAGTTTTTGTTAGAAAGATACTGGACAGTAAATCATGCAGCAGAATTTGCAAATTGCACAAGGAATAACAAGGCCCAGAGCAAAGCCAACCACCCCCATCACTGCTGCACCCCAATTCTGGGAGAAATGCTGATCTCATTTCTAAacactgcccttccctcccactcagtccttccctgcacatccctgcagagcaTTGACTCCATCTtttgctgccaacagcccctctccagcccagagcccacTGCTCACAGACACAAACTGAGCAAGCCTAAGGCAatgttcccagcagcagatgcaATTCCTGaactcccttttccctggattcTGAGCCCTTGCAGGAaactcagctcagcccagagtCTGTTCTGCTTTCCCAGAGGGAAATACAGCCTGCTgggccccagctctggcaccacATTGCCCTTGTTCCTGTGCCCTGGAAAGGCACAGGCAAAGCCAGTCcctcagagcccatccctgggccccaggagagctggagctgctcccagatgccagggccctgcagggctgtgctgacaccagcacaggctgacccctgtgcccagcaccaccCCTCACTCTGCTCCCATGGCTCCCAaatgctgccagccctgcccctgcccctgtgccagggccgtgcctgcccccagccccagcagaggctgtcacccagccctgcagcggctgccagccctggcagagctgggcatgcACTGAGAGCTCCCGAAGGaaggcccagagcagccctgggctgcacagacaGTGCCCAAGCTGCCctagggcacagccagcaccacagctccagcatccccagggaactctggcactgcctctgcacctctgcccttctccagcaggcacagctggggctgggctggcagcaatggcattgccatggcagctcatgccagcagagaggaaaaggggagccctgtgtccctctgactCACCCCACAGCGTGGGCAGGACCAGAGCCCTCCAgcgcagagccctgctgctgaagCCTCTTGCCTTTGGCTGCTCCAACACCAAAGCTTCGGGCAAAGATGGGAGGAGTTGGATGATTTTTCCTGccctgaaagagaggagaaaagaaaattaagtccaCTGTGGAAGTCAAAGGATCCCTGCTCTCatagctctgctctgctggctcactATGGGGTTTTACCCATGAGAGGTGACACCAATTCAAACACAAACGTGTCCTTTGCCAGCACTTTTATTCCTGACTATTTCAGACAATGAAAGGATGCTCATTTTTCATCTTGCATTCTCTGCCTCATTTGAACAGAACCATTTTTATCCCAGAGCCCACGTGGCAGCCATTCCATCCTTTCCCACTGGACTTTGCACAAAGGAAGGGACACCCGGGATGCTGCACCACAAGAAATCCCAAAGAGAATCCCCTCCAAAACCTCCCAGGGAAAGGCTTTTTGCTTTCGGGACACAAGAAAGGCCTTGGGCCATTTGCACCCACATGGAAAGCCCACACTGAgcacttgcttttaaagatgTTGCACTTGAAGTTACAGACATGGAATTGCTTTGGGATTTGGCATTTCCTGcacccacacaaacacattcaAGGAATTAAGCGCAGAGTCCTGAAGTTTGGTTATTCCAATGCTGTTTTGGTAGTGCCACTTGACACACCAAAATCCACAGCAACGCTtcaaaaaatgcaaagcaactttcacccccacagcccccttcctttccattttgcagTTTTGGGCTCCTCTTAAGAACAGGTTaaagcaaagaagagaaaaggccaggacctgctcccagccagtgcCCCAGCCACCTGTTTGCCAGAGATTCTCCTTACAGCTGATGGCTTTTCTAAgaaagctccagctcagccttatCACAATCCCCTGGCAGCCCTCACCATCAGCCCCAAAGGCCAGGGCACATCTGTGTGCTGCCTCAGGAAGCTCAGTGGCTCTCTGGGGGACAAAACCTGGTTTGGGCCCAGAGCtgactctgctccctgctggctgaactgtgcagctgtgggatgcagctgggtgctgcagggcagagtgtgtcaccctctgtgccagccaggctccAAAGGCAGCCCTTGGTGCCCCAGCAGCGCTGCTGGAAGCGCTGGCAGCGCTTGGCACAGATGGGATGgagccttcccacagctctgtgccctggcagcgaggctggcacagcagagaggctgATGGCAGCAGAACAAACGCTGGGTTTCCATGGGCACTGATGGGCCTGAGAGccccaggccagagctgctccctgcccagcccaggagctcccagtgctgctgcagggcacggGCTCTGAGGGaaccctgcagctgggccaggaacgcAGCAGCGACAATTCCCAGGCACAAAGAGAtccccacctgctccagcaacTGAAcctctggggctcagccccgcgggctgtccctgctccaggcaggaggagccacACAGCCCCCGAGGCTGGGctcacaccctgccctgccagcaggaaaCAAGGGCTTCATGAAGCTTTGGGGACACCTTCTGTCCCCAGAGGGCTCTGACACAACATCCAGCAGTGTGGATCTTTAATAAAGACAGCTCGGACCTATCCTTGCCACAGACTCGCCTTTGTTATTGCCTCACAgtctctgctttaaaatattttgctattacAAGTGTTTAAACAAGACTGACCGTGAGCCCTGCACCCTTGCCGTGCTCCAAGCCCTAAGGCAGAGCTGGATATCCTCACACTCATCcagcctgagggagctgctgcagcatttaaaacatttacaaaccacccctgccctgagggtgtgcagccctgcaggtgcctgggtgccagcccagcaTGAGAGATGGGACATCAGGAGAGCGAGCAGACAACgcccactgcagcctctgcactcTCGGCACTGCAGCTGCACGATCCTCACTGCTCAGCGACTCTCAGCTCTGATTCCAGGACTCCCGCCAGGAAACTGAGGGCCCTTTCCAGATGCAAAtccccacagagccactgctctcctctccacccaccctcctgctccagcttttACCCCTTTGGTCGCCACCACCCCACCCAGGACACAGAGGAGGCTCTCGGGTGCCAACTGAGACCCAAATCGATCCAGGTGCCtcaggaaataaatacaaacaaactCGTCCCTTCTAGGCTAACAAAATGTCTTGGTGCTCAGTTCCTGTTTCCTAAGGCAAAACCCACGgatcaggggaaaatggcaagtcccaaacccaaccaaacccggTTTGGCATCGGTTTCCATCAGGACCGTTCAGGTTTCCCAGtgcccctcagctgcagccacaggagcagcttctctCTGGGACCCAggggggtgggcacagggacacccatcCCGCTGCTTCCCGGcaaacagagctcagcccagcccagaatGAAACATAACAAATGCAGGTATTGCCTTTGCCATTCATGTCTGAGCTCTGGCACGGTGTTATTGACCACAAAACTCCCGAGAGGGGACAGTCTGTAACTACTGCTCTGGATCAAGGATAATCTGTCAGTTCGTGTATGCACTGCACAGCTTTCATAAACAGCACTGTAACAGACACTAGTTTAGACTGCAGCATCATAGAGACTGTGAAATGTTCAAATGCTGTTACATGTaaggaactcagaaaatggtGTCAGATAATGAGGTGATttcccacagctggggacaatCTTATCTGAAACACAAGataacagaaacagaaaccagagcactgaaaaaaaaaggaaaaatttactGACCCTCGTTATCAAATAACGAGggagtgaaaataaaacaggatggcaccacaggaagaaataaagtaTATTGGTGTAATCCACAAGATGGCACGAAGGttcaaaccaagcaaaagaACATCTAAACTGAAAGGACTATTTGAATATGTATAAACTCTAATGAATATGCACACACCACTGCAATGGAACAGAATCTAGAGAACACGGTTTAAGGGAACCGGGTGCTCCTGGCAAACAGCCAAGCACCCCAGCGCTGCCTTTTATCCCTTAACAAACGTGTAAAAATTCGAGACAGTGAACTCTGTTTCTCACCCAATAAAACGCTGTTCCCGCAGCTGGGACGAGCCCCAGCTTTATTCCACGGCACACCATCCCAGAGAGCCGCAAGGTCCGGGACAGAGCCGTGCCACCCGCAGCGGGTCCCACGCAGCAGCGCCCAAAGCAGCCCCGGCCCCCTGTGGGTGCCCCcggccccggtgcccccggcccagctccctcccctccgGCCGCTCACCTGAGGGCACCGCCCGCTGCCTCCCGGCGCTGCTGCCGAGCCGAGGGCATTGTCCCCGCTCCTGGCCCAAAGGCCGCGTTCTGCGCTGCAGGGCGCGCTCCGGGGGACGCGGGGgcgggcagggacagggtgaccCGGGCTGAGGCGGCTGTCCCGGcgctctgtcccctcccgggGCTCAGGCCGGGGAGCGGGGCCCTGCCAGCGGCCGCCATTGCAGCGCGGAGCAGAGTCAGGCAGGGCCGAAGAGCCGAGTGTGGCCGAGTGGAGCCGGCAACAGCCGAGCGTGGCCGAGTGGAGCCGACCACGGCCGAGTGGAGCCGACAACAGCCGAGTGTGGCCGAACGGCCGACTCTGGCCGCGATTTGCCGAATCCATCCGAGCTTAGCTGAGGTGAACTGAACGGAACGGGACGGAACCGCGTTCAGCCCAACCGAACTAGATAAGCCCGACCGAACTAGATAAGCCCGACCGAACTAGATAAGCCGAACCAACGCGAGATCAGCCGAACCCACCTGAACATTACAGGGTCGCTCACTCACCCATCTCTCAGTGTGGGCAGGCACCCTCAGCTccaaggagctgtgcagagcgaGCGTTCCGTCCCTTGGCAAGCACGGAGTgatcagccccagggacaggaaagTACAGACAAATGCCGTGGTCAGCCCTGAGGATTCAGGAGGATTCAGAGCCAGTGGCCCAGAACCTGGCACAACTCTATCTACAATTGCAATGTAATTACGGTGGGACAGTGCAAGGCTGGAGTTCAGAGAGCTCAGCCGTTCcaccggggctggggacatgaCTGAGGGGGTTTTGTGTCAGTCTGATGGGCCTGAGCAGCATCAAGaaccaaaaggaaattttacaGAATTGTTTTGAGACGGATTGCCCCAAAAACTTGGGCTGCTTCTAGAGGGACAAAAGATTGAAAAAGCTTTCTGTTGAATTCCTGTCAGAAAGTCCAGACCCACTGGTTCAGCTATGGAAGGGATGGATATGATGCACCATAGAAagagacaaaaccagaaaggtAACAAGGACTATGTCCCATCATTCCCCAAACACGCTCCAAGGAAAAAGTTTCAGACAATGAAATAACAAAGAACTGGTTCCTACCTCTGGAGTTCAGTCCTACATTTTGTCCTTCCTTGGAAGGCGGAGACAGAACATTGCCCACCAtcttctctgcagctgccctccaTACTcgtgcagcccctgctggggcacTCGGGCTCTCCATTCCAGGCAGGCTGGAGCTCCCGTGCAAACCCAGCACTCGCCGGGTCCCCTCTAGGATGGAATGGCAAGGAAAGGACACAGCACTGTGTAGAAAATGTGAACTTTACTCTTGACTACTTGAACTTAACTTGACTACTTGCAAAATCTACAATACAGGGTGACTAGAAGACTGTGGGGTAAGAAACTTCTGCCTAAAATACTTTGAGAAAGGGAACGCCGAGGGCAACGTCAACTTCTTGTGGAAAAGGTGTCGGGGAATGCTATGACTGAGGACGGGGTGTCTCGAACTCCTGAGATGGGGATGTCGCAGTGCCCGGGCTGGGCGCTGGTCACACATCCCCGCAAGGCTCCGCACCGCGCTGGGGCTGGAGGTCAGCGCTGAGGGAGACCGGGATCTCCTTACTCTCTCACCGGGCCCTGGTGCTGGGGGAGGCCGGAGTCCGCTCCTCTCTCACCGGGCCCCGGTGCTGAGCGAGGCCGGAGTCTGCTCCTCTCTCACCGGGCCCTGGTGCTGAGCGAGGCCGGAGTCTGCTCCTCTCTCACCGGGCCCTGGTGCTGAGCGAGGCCGGAGTCTGCTCCCCTCTCACCcagcccccagtgctgctctcctggctctgggtCTCTGCCGAGGCCGGTGCCGCAGGCAGAGCCGCAGCAGGGCGCGGTTTTGcctcagcagctggagcagcttccCGGGAcagccgcggccccggcggcggcagcagcagcggcggggCCCTGGCCGGGCCGAGCGGCTCCGGAGCTTCTCCTGCAAGGCAAAGCGCGGGGGTCCCGATGGGaggggcggagcggggccgagGCCTCTGCCAGAGAGGCTGGGCCCGGCCGGGCTGCccgggcagaggctgcagcGAGCAGAGCTGCGGCCGCCCGTGCCCGGTGCCGTCCCCGGGCTCAGCCTTGggccccgctcctgcccggAGGCTCCGCTCCCATCCGCC
The genomic region above belongs to Molothrus aeneus isolate 106 chromosome 4, BPBGC_Maene_1.0, whole genome shotgun sequence and contains:
- the LOC136555836 gene encoding uncharacterized protein gives rise to the protein MESPSAPAGAARVWRAAAEKMVGNVLSPPSKEGQNVGLNSRAPGGDRAPGQPPQPGSPCPCPPPRPPERALQRRTRPLGQERGQCPRLGSSAGRQRAVPSGQEKSSNSSHLCPKLWCWSSQRQEASAAGLCAGGLWSCPRCGEQTSQQSQIAVEARAVFGAGSAESCVCLCCPSLSTGTGNSLGKGIGAVADAQGEEHKPTAIQPDSPLHPELSTHPHREAQQLKGKKTQKKKQPAGKGEEDPCGMRLQRASRGAASGWRKAKGPTRWHQGTCEEQNGHLEATWRKGMHSFVFSTPPVAPTWESFPSLLHFQLDPWKTPNSIPLIFRCQRHEGLLPFSSSWPPPALRFQPAGTQPGNTKEHGWQPAGDTEAPGPEKQPWPQQPASFGAGSTHLQATPPSTLQKSFGHGAR